One window from the genome of Thermococcus siculi encodes:
- a CDS encoding HEAT repeat domain-containing protein: MGFLSFGSKKDKIKKLIEQERFDEAASLAIKDKKALSGLIELLDEASPGIRGDALLILGMVAEQRGDLLEAKMETIFPKTIKLAAEGNPYVRENAMVLSYELARRFHSAAVSMKDTVKGDLIKAIQTGDKNLKAFALLMAAELGISEARPYVEELTGVEDKVILPFEGKKWVPLGEIAREALEKLD; this comes from the coding sequence ATGGGCTTCCTCTCCTTCGGCTCAAAAAAGGATAAAATAAAAAAACTGATAGAGCAGGAGCGCTTTGACGAAGCGGCATCCCTGGCAATCAAGGATAAAAAAGCCCTGTCCGGCCTTATTGAACTCCTCGATGAAGCTTCCCCAGGAATCAGAGGCGACGCCCTCCTGATACTTGGGATGGTGGCGGAGCAACGCGGTGATCTCCTGGAGGCCAAAATGGAGACCATTTTCCCCAAGACAATAAAACTTGCCGCGGAGGGGAATCCCTACGTCAGGGAAAATGCGATGGTGCTCTCCTATGAACTTGCAAGGAGATTCCACTCCGCCGCCGTCAGTATGAAGGACACCGTCAAAGGAGACCTCATTAAGGCGATTCAAACGGGAGACAAGAACCTCAAGGCCTTTGCGCTCCTCATGGCGGCCGAATTGGGCATAAGCGAGGCCAGACCCTACGTCGAGGAGCTTACCGGCGTCGAGGATAAGGTTATCCTGCCCTTTGAGGGCAAAAAGTGGGTTCCCCTTGGAGAGATCGCCAGGGAGGCACTTGAAAAACTCGACTGA
- a CDS encoding ArnT family glycosyltransferase: protein MIYFTTRLISITLMNEYIDYDEGTYLLMARLINQGHLLYRDIFAVHPPLYYYILALWLRIFGDTYIVGRLLSVFVGALSVVLAYLVGRELRDEKLGLLFSLLLVLDPTILRINRLVLHNTFIEFFVLFSMYYLVKYQKTHDIRYAYFSLALAGIGSTVKFTIIPYLVALYIVLVLMSIDDLSWNYVKAGIRTVLSSSQVFVILTLYLLLAASIVALRMAWPSWITRDIIVLLGIHPFSKVGHKYIGGLIVVSWALLTIYLFNCQYVRKLAHIFVQSFRNLKLLLYLALAVLVPKVAIEFFLGYAVSPEYIHQTYLLQSSRYFSFAAVFELVSNVIHDFHVGPHELAYMFVPTFLLLTFLLILMLKDASLDVNYTISLLFIMNFAMYLLLFPIIPNVRFLVPLFMVFYLFMLDTIISSKGWLTSKRLAAGVAIFLIIISMTDYGLLVNLPQGKLDIAGGIYTTKLRRDASLYLGEHQCEKSYSVNPMNTYYLQLDTVPELVDSFGLLYMADFPPEELVSSLRENRVNCIILSTWMEEITRRNSDLAELYWPLKRYTIVNGTPIFSESYSRGDFIVVFRMVDIPKNLTVVSSNGKLVLLYNLKEAIEIYPQAEGQNFSQRTFVQNVGNGSFIVRWYNADGGYTEANLLLKGDYLVVTPKNSTVDLVLTFDGVATNERGDIPEPNMSENYLNIYTNGVRFYAMGKSLSCKENIIYSHGANSLKIGVNFNRS from the coding sequence GTGATATATTTCACAACACGACTTATTTCTATTACTCTGATGAACGAATACATCGACTATGATGAGGGCACCTACCTCTTAATGGCGAGACTTATCAATCAGGGCCATCTACTTTACAGGGACATTTTTGCAGTTCATCCTCCCCTCTACTATTACATCCTTGCACTGTGGCTTCGGATCTTTGGGGACACCTATATTGTTGGACGCCTGCTGTCTGTATTTGTTGGGGCACTATCGGTCGTTCTTGCATACTTAGTCGGGAGGGAGCTTAGAGACGAAAAACTTGGCCTCCTGTTCTCCCTACTTCTTGTTCTTGACCCAACAATACTCCGTATCAACCGACTGGTGCTCCACAACACTTTCATAGAATTCTTTGTGTTGTTCTCAATGTACTATCTGGTCAAATACCAGAAGACCCATGATATCAGATATGCATACTTCTCCCTAGCCTTGGCGGGTATTGGCAGCACCGTGAAATTCACGATAATACCCTATCTTGTGGCGCTGTATATTGTCCTAGTGCTGATGTCCATTGACGATCTATCTTGGAACTACGTGAAGGCAGGAATCAGAACTGTGCTCTCCAGCTCCCAAGTTTTTGTTATTCTGACCCTTTACCTGCTCCTGGCAGCCTCAATCGTCGCCCTAAGGATGGCATGGCCCTCATGGATTACTCGGGACATCATAGTGCTCTTGGGAATCCATCCGTTTTCTAAAGTGGGGCACAAGTACATTGGGGGACTTATTGTTGTGTCTTGGGCGTTGCTGACTATATACCTGTTTAACTGTCAATATGTCCGGAAACTCGCCCACATATTTGTGCAAAGTTTTAGAAATTTGAAGCTGCTGCTTTATCTTGCTCTTGCGGTGTTAGTTCCCAAGGTTGCAATTGAATTCTTTCTGGGGTATGCAGTCTCCCCAGAGTACATCCATCAGACCTATCTCCTACAGAGCTCCAGGTACTTTTCCTTTGCGGCTGTCTTTGAGCTAGTTAGTAATGTTATCCATGACTTCCATGTGGGACCTCATGAACTGGCGTATATGTTTGTGCCGACTTTTCTCCTACTGACCTTTCTTCTGATATTGATGCTTAAGGATGCTTCTCTCGATGTTAATTACACAATCTCCCTGCTCTTCATAATGAATTTTGCGATGTACCTGTTGTTGTTCCCAATAATTCCCAACGTCAGATTTTTGGTGCCGTTGTTTATGGTGTTCTATTTGTTCATGCTTGATACAATCATATCCTCTAAAGGCTGGCTTACCTCCAAACGTCTTGCCGCTGGTGTTGCAATTTTTCTGATAATTATTTCAATGACTGATTACGGCCTGTTAGTTAACCTCCCCCAGGGAAAACTGGACATTGCAGGGGGAATTTACACAACCAAACTCAGAAGAGACGCCAGTCTGTACCTCGGAGAGCATCAATGTGAGAAATCCTACTCGGTTAATCCAATGAATACCTATTACCTCCAGCTTGATACTGTTCCAGAACTCGTGGATTCATTCGGGCTTCTCTACATGGCTGATTTTCCACCGGAGGAACTGGTCTCTTCACTAAGAGAGAATAGGGTCAACTGTATCATATTGAGCACGTGGATGGAGGAGATTACAAGACGAAATTCTGACTTGGCTGAATTATACTGGCCTTTAAAGAGATACACAATAGTAAACGGAACCCCAATCTTCTCTGAGTCATACTCTCGTGGGGATTTTATTGTCGTCTTTCGGATGGTGGACATCCCCAAGAATCTAACTGTGGTGTCGAGCAATGGAAAACTTGTGCTGTTGTATAATCTCAAAGAAGCCATCGAGATTTATCCCCAAGCGGAGGGTCAGAACTTCAGCCAAAGGACCTTTGTTCAGAATGTCGGAAACGGCTCGTTTATTGTTAGGTGGTACAATGCTGACGGGGGATACACAGAGGCTAATCTCCTTTTGAAAGGTGATTATCTTGTTGTGACGCCAAAGAACTCTACCGTTGACCTCGTTCTAACCTTTGATGGGGTAGCTACCAACGAACGTGGGGATATCCCAGAACCCAACATGTCTGAGAACTATCTCAACATATACACAAACGGGGTTAGATTCTATGCAATGGGTAAATCATTATCTTGTAAGGAGAATATCATATACTCTCACGGAGCTAACAGCCTCAAAATAGGAGTTAATTTCAACCGTTCATAA
- the prf1 gene encoding peptide chain release factor aRF-1, whose translation MSHKSAEMYELKKKVEELKSYRGRATELVSLYIPAGYDINKVMQQLREEYGTAQNIKSKSTRKNVLGALERAMQHLKLYRKTPENGLALFVGNVSEQEGVSDIRLWAIVPPEPLKVRLYRCDQTFVTEPLEEMLRVKDAYGLITVEKNEATIGLLRGKRIEVIDDLTSNVPGKTRAGGQSARRYERIREQETHEFMKRIAEHANKAFLPLLEKGELRGIIIGGPGPTKEEFIDKEYLHHELRKKIIGVVDISYSGEYGLKELVEKASDILKDHEAVREKHLIQEFFRHLVKDTGMITYGEKEVRQALELGAVDTLLISEGYDRVRVRAKCNNCGWQEEKTMSEQEFHIYKKKLTHCPKCGSQNISFEKWDVAEEFIKMAEEAGSDVEIISLDTEEGQQFYKAFGGIAAFLRYKIR comes from the coding sequence ATGTCTCACAAGTCTGCTGAAATGTACGAGCTAAAGAAGAAGGTGGAGGAACTCAAGAGCTATCGAGGGCGAGCCACCGAGCTGGTAAGCCTGTACATACCGGCGGGATACGACATCAACAAGGTCATGCAGCAGCTGAGGGAGGAGTACGGAACGGCCCAGAACATCAAGAGCAAGTCAACGAGAAAGAACGTCCTTGGGGCACTCGAAAGGGCGATGCAGCACCTCAAGCTCTACCGCAAGACCCCCGAGAACGGTCTTGCCCTCTTCGTCGGAAACGTCAGCGAGCAGGAGGGAGTCAGCGACATCAGGCTGTGGGCCATAGTCCCGCCGGAGCCGCTCAAGGTCAGGCTCTACCGCTGCGATCAGACCTTCGTTACCGAACCCCTTGAGGAGATGCTCCGCGTTAAGGACGCCTACGGCCTCATAACCGTCGAGAAGAACGAGGCGACGATAGGTCTCCTCCGCGGGAAGAGGATAGAGGTCATCGACGACCTCACCTCCAACGTTCCGGGAAAGACCCGTGCCGGTGGTCAGTCCGCGAGGCGTTACGAGCGCATCCGCGAGCAGGAGACCCACGAGTTCATGAAACGCATAGCTGAGCACGCCAACAAGGCATTTCTCCCCCTCCTTGAGAAGGGCGAATTGAGGGGCATCATCATAGGTGGGCCGGGACCGACGAAGGAGGAGTTCATAGACAAGGAGTACCTCCACCACGAGCTCCGAAAGAAGATAATCGGTGTCGTTGACATAAGCTACAGCGGCGAGTATGGTCTCAAGGAGTTAGTCGAGAAGGCCAGCGACATCCTCAAGGATCATGAGGCCGTGAGGGAGAAGCACCTCATCCAGGAGTTCTTCAGGCACCTCGTCAAGGATACCGGGATGATAACCTACGGTGAGAAGGAGGTAAGGCAGGCCCTAGAGCTAGGAGCCGTCGATACTCTCCTCATCAGCGAGGGCTATGACAGGGTGCGCGTCAGGGCCAAGTGCAATAACTGCGGCTGGCAGGAAGAGAAGACGATGAGCGAGCAGGAATTTCACATCTACAAAAAGAAGCTCACCCACTGTCCGAAGTGCGGTAGCCAGAATATTAGCTTTGAGAAGTGGGACGTGGCGGAGGAGTTCATAAAGATGGCCGAGGAAGCCGGCTCGGACGTCGAGATCATATCCCTTGACACGGAGGAGGGCCAGCAGTTCTACAAGGCCTTCGGCGGAATCGCTGCCTTCCTGAGGTATAAGATAAGGTGA
- a CDS encoding class III signal peptide-containing protein has product MRDRHMRRRAQGSMEYLFMIAIALVMIVIFMKKFFDPRFGTIHKTGELQNTVEEDISTEMDSIMNG; this is encoded by the coding sequence TTGAGGGATAGGCATATGAGAAGACGTGCACAGGGTTCGATGGAATATCTATTCATGATAGCCATTGCGTTGGTTATGATAGTCATATTCATGAAAAAATTCTTCGATCCCAGGTTTGGTACAATACACAAAACGGGGGAGCTTCAGAACACGGTAGAGGAGGACATCTCAACTGAAATGGATAGTATTATGAACGGTTGA
- a CDS encoding lipoate protein ligase C-terminal domain-containing protein: protein MRHRVGEHKARKGLIRIEFDEENGIAEHVKITGDFFMHPEEAVHDLEQKLEGHRVEELEGLMDEFFAMRLDIEMPYVNVEDFKIALKNALKE, encoded by the coding sequence ATGAGGCACCGCGTCGGAGAGCACAAGGCCAGGAAGGGACTCATCAGGATAGAGTTCGACGAGGAGAACGGAATAGCGGAGCACGTTAAGATAACGGGCGACTTCTTCATGCACCCGGAGGAAGCCGTCCACGACCTTGAGCAGAAGCTCGAGGGGCACAGAGTCGAGGAGCTGGAGGGGCTGATGGACGAGTTCTTCGCCATGAGGCTCGACATAGAGATGCCCTACGTCAACGTCGAGGACTTCAAGATAGCCCTGAAGAACGCACTGAAGGAGTGA
- a CDS encoding pro-sigmaK processing inhibitor BofA family protein, whose product MIEELLFLFFLFLAILLVVKMGVGVIKYLVANAIIGLIILWFTNWIGISDVPLTALNLLVVAIGGILGVIALIIVYWF is encoded by the coding sequence ATGATAGAGGAGCTACTGTTCCTGTTTTTCCTGTTCCTGGCCATCTTGCTAGTAGTCAAGATGGGCGTCGGAGTAATAAAGTACCTGGTGGCCAACGCAATAATCGGCCTGATTATTCTGTGGTTCACGAACTGGATCGGAATATCGGACGTGCCGTTGACAGCTCTAAACCTGCTGGTCGTCGCCATAGGCGGCATCCTGGGAGTTATAGCCCTGATAATAGTCTACTGGTTCTAG
- a CDS encoding dihydrodipicolinate synthase family protein, producing MRGVIVPLVTPFNEDYSIDVPALDEHVGFLQKAGVHGIFINATTGEFTSLSIEERKILAEKGRELVTSAFYLVGTASSNTFEVIELTKHAQDIGADYAVIAPPYYCPLNEEALFRHYSMIAEKTDIPIILYNIPSCTNPLSVPLIKRLATEHSNIAGIKETIDSVNHVRDVIIEVKGEREDFRVFTGLDQHFLNTLILGGDGGIMACANFAPEVHLAVWKAFQEKRYEDAFEYARKLAKLSKVYSLASSFGSAIKLAMSLRGFSIKPVLRPPYVMDGEETKEEIRKLLGEVLG from the coding sequence ATGCGCGGCGTTATAGTTCCCCTTGTTACTCCTTTCAACGAAGACTACTCGATAGACGTGCCGGCTCTGGATGAGCACGTCGGATTTCTCCAGAAGGCCGGGGTGCACGGGATATTCATCAACGCAACCACTGGAGAGTTCACGAGCCTGAGCATCGAGGAAAGAAAGATTCTGGCCGAGAAGGGGCGCGAGCTAGTGACCTCGGCATTCTACCTCGTTGGGACGGCTTCCTCCAATACATTTGAGGTGATCGAACTCACCAAGCACGCCCAGGATATCGGCGCGGACTACGCCGTCATAGCGCCGCCCTACTACTGCCCACTCAACGAGGAAGCCCTCTTCAGGCACTACTCCATGATAGCGGAGAAAACCGATATCCCAATCATACTCTACAACATCCCCTCCTGCACCAACCCGCTGAGCGTCCCCCTCATAAAGCGCCTCGCTACCGAGCACTCGAACATCGCGGGAATCAAGGAGACGATAGACAGCGTAAACCACGTCAGGGACGTTATCATTGAGGTCAAGGGCGAGAGGGAGGACTTTAGAGTCTTCACCGGCCTCGACCAGCACTTCCTCAACACACTGATCCTCGGAGGCGACGGCGGCATAATGGCCTGCGCCAACTTCGCGCCGGAAGTTCATCTCGCGGTATGGAAGGCCTTCCAGGAGAAGCGCTACGAGGACGCCTTTGAGTACGCCAGAAAACTGGCGAAGCTCTCAAAGGTTTACAGCCTGGCCTCTTCCTTCGGCTCCGCGATAAAGCTGGCGATGTCACTCAGGGGCTTCTCGATAAAGCCCGTCCTGAGACCGCCCTACGTCATGGATGGAGAAGAGACGAAAGAAGAGATAAGGAAGCTCCTCGGTGAGGTGCTGGGTTGA
- a CDS encoding DUF354 domain-containing protein codes for MKIWVDITNAPHVHFFKGVIRELEKAGHEVLITTREFDGLTGILDMYGFDYYVVGRHGGATLEGKLIAGTERMYRLSKLIIEEKPDLALYKHSAEAPRVAFGLQIPSIGFVDNETAVAQNKLILPYTKLLLFPKAIDAYDLLRCGADPNGMRPVNGFSELAHLYGFKPERKVLGELGLKRNGYIVMRTEPVKANYFNGPEKSVLEDVIPLLPDIPIVLFPRTPEQRERFERFDNVIMPERPVDSLSLLYYARLMIGAGGTMNREAIALGTPTISTYPGRLLAVTKWLVEKGVKFHSTDPVKVATMAERMIEMNGSYRAYIRGTVSGFENPMDVILKEIETYEEFGSFTPAGMEEPSEAGNLGGYVGLNEGRNEEEHN; via the coding sequence ATGAAGATATGGGTAGACATCACGAACGCACCTCACGTTCACTTCTTCAAGGGTGTAATCAGGGAGCTTGAGAAGGCCGGACACGAGGTTCTCATCACGACCCGGGAATTTGACGGCCTCACCGGGATACTCGACATGTACGGCTTCGATTACTACGTCGTCGGCCGGCACGGGGGCGCGACGCTGGAGGGCAAGCTCATCGCCGGAACCGAGAGGATGTATAGACTGAGCAAGCTCATCATCGAGGAGAAACCTGATCTGGCCCTCTACAAGCACTCCGCCGAGGCGCCCAGGGTTGCCTTCGGCCTTCAGATACCCTCCATAGGCTTCGTCGACAACGAAACTGCCGTGGCCCAGAACAAGCTCATCCTCCCCTACACAAAGCTCCTGCTCTTCCCCAAGGCAATCGACGCCTACGACCTCCTCCGGTGCGGCGCCGACCCGAACGGGATGCGCCCGGTGAACGGTTTCTCCGAGCTGGCGCACCTCTACGGTTTCAAACCTGAGAGGAAGGTTCTCGGGGAACTCGGCCTTAAGAGGAACGGCTACATCGTCATGCGCACCGAGCCGGTCAAAGCGAACTACTTCAACGGACCCGAGAAGAGCGTTCTGGAGGACGTCATTCCCCTCCTTCCTGACATCCCGATCGTCCTCTTCCCGCGCACACCAGAGCAGAGGGAGCGCTTCGAGCGCTTTGACAACGTTATCATGCCCGAAAGACCCGTTGACAGCCTCAGCCTCCTCTACTACGCCAGGCTCATGATAGGCGCCGGGGGGACGATGAACAGGGAAGCGATAGCCCTTGGAACCCCCACCATCTCGACCTATCCCGGCAGGCTCCTCGCCGTGACGAAGTGGCTCGTCGAGAAGGGCGTCAAGTTCCATTCCACCGACCCCGTCAAAGTCGCCACCATGGCCGAACGCATGATAGAGATGAACGGAAGCTACCGCGCCTACATCCGGGGAACGGTGAGCGGCTTCGAAAACCCGATGGACGTCATCCTGAAGGAAATAGAAACTTACGAGGAGTTCGGGAGCTTCACACCGGCCGGAATGGAGGAACCCTCAGAGGCCGGCAACCTTGGGGGTTACGTAGGCCTCAATGAGGGCCGCAACGAGGAGGAGCACAACTGA
- a CDS encoding arginine--tRNA ligase — translation MSYGEVKERVRLILQETLEEMLRESGKEWSGEITFDETPSIELGDFATTVSFQLARVFRKAPRLIAEEIVERLRDKLPEEIADVKAVNGYINFYLDYDRFGRELVSEILEKGIAYGESNVGGGKKVIVEHTSVNPTKPLHMGHARNSILGDTMARIMRKLGYTVEVQNYIDDLGVQFAQVLWGYLNLREEFERIEKELREKGLKEDFIDHVMGLLYVEVNRRLEQNPEVDREVRELMKKLEEGNNGIAETGRKLAERVVKAQILTTYRMGITYDLLSWESDIMRSGIFDEAYDLIERNENFFWATEGKYKGAFVMDLRKLFPDMKNPFLVLKRSDGTATYTGKDIAYHLWKFGKVSADMLYKPWDKKENHETWTTAPDGEEMPGRFGKADVVINVIGAEQKHPQMAIKYALQLLGFDDAAGNFHHLAYEHVVRPEGSFSGRKGTWVGFTVDEILNEAVQRARELVEQKNPNLSDGEKDEIAEAVGVGAVRYNLVKYSPDKIITFRWEDVLNFEGDSAPYLQYAHARCASILRKAGENGIETDWNALMEKADFSRLTNREKELVKLLAKFPEVLESAGRDVKPHLVPAYLNELASLFNKFYMDHPVLKAEEGIKEERLLLVLAVKQVLRNGLEVLGIEAPERM, via the coding sequence ATGAGCTATGGAGAAGTTAAGGAGCGCGTGAGGCTCATCCTTCAGGAAACGCTCGAGGAGATGCTCAGGGAATCTGGAAAAGAATGGAGCGGTGAGATAACCTTCGATGAGACTCCGAGCATCGAGCTTGGTGACTTCGCAACGACGGTGTCTTTCCAGCTGGCCAGGGTCTTCAGAAAGGCCCCAAGACTCATAGCCGAGGAGATAGTCGAGAGGTTGAGGGACAAACTCCCGGAGGAGATAGCGGACGTCAAGGCGGTGAACGGCTACATAAACTTCTACCTCGACTACGATAGGTTTGGAAGGGAGCTTGTGAGCGAGATACTTGAGAAGGGCATCGCCTATGGTGAGAGCAACGTTGGAGGGGGCAAAAAGGTCATAGTCGAGCACACCTCGGTCAATCCGACCAAGCCCCTCCACATGGGGCACGCGAGGAATTCGATTCTGGGAGACACCATGGCAAGGATCATGAGAAAGCTCGGCTACACGGTCGAGGTTCAGAACTATATAGACGACCTCGGAGTGCAGTTCGCCCAAGTTCTCTGGGGCTACCTCAATCTCAGGGAGGAGTTCGAGAGGATAGAGAAGGAACTCCGCGAGAAGGGTCTCAAGGAGGACTTCATAGACCACGTTATGGGCCTCCTCTACGTCGAGGTCAACAGGAGGCTTGAGCAGAATCCAGAAGTTGATAGGGAAGTCCGCGAGCTAATGAAGAAGCTCGAGGAGGGCAACAATGGGATAGCGGAAACCGGCAGGAAGCTCGCCGAGCGCGTCGTTAAAGCCCAGATACTCACCACCTACCGTATGGGAATAACCTACGACCTCCTCAGCTGGGAGAGTGACATAATGCGGAGCGGCATCTTCGACGAGGCCTACGATCTCATCGAGCGAAACGAGAACTTCTTCTGGGCGACGGAGGGTAAATACAAAGGAGCCTTCGTGATGGACCTCAGGAAGCTCTTTCCGGACATGAAAAACCCCTTCCTCGTTCTCAAGAGGAGCGACGGAACGGCAACCTACACCGGCAAGGACATAGCCTATCACCTCTGGAAGTTCGGCAAGGTAAGCGCGGACATGCTCTACAAGCCCTGGGATAAGAAAGAGAACCACGAGACATGGACGACTGCCCCCGATGGGGAGGAGATGCCCGGAAGGTTCGGGAAAGCGGACGTGGTCATCAACGTCATCGGCGCCGAGCAGAAGCACCCGCAGATGGCCATAAAGTACGCCCTTCAGTTACTCGGCTTCGACGATGCCGCTGGAAACTTCCACCACCTGGCCTACGAGCACGTTGTGAGGCCCGAGGGTTCATTCTCAGGCAGGAAGGGGACCTGGGTTGGCTTCACCGTCGATGAGATCCTCAACGAGGCCGTTCAGAGGGCGAGGGAGCTGGTGGAGCAGAAGAACCCGAACCTCAGCGACGGGGAGAAGGATGAGATAGCTGAGGCGGTTGGCGTTGGGGCGGTTCGCTACAACCTCGTCAAGTACAGCCCGGACAAGATAATCACCTTCCGCTGGGAGGATGTCCTCAACTTTGAGGGCGACAGCGCGCCCTACCTCCAGTACGCCCATGCGAGGTGCGCCTCAATTCTCAGGAAGGCGGGGGAGAACGGCATAGAGACCGACTGGAATGCCCTCATGGAGAAGGCGGACTTCTCAAGGCTCACCAATCGGGAGAAGGAGCTAGTAAAGCTCCTGGCGAAGTTCCCAGAGGTTCTAGAGAGTGCCGGAAGGGACGTCAAGCCGCACCTCGTTCCGGCCTACCTCAACGAGCTGGCCTCGCTCTTCAACAAGTTCTACATGGATCACCCGGTGCTGAAGGCGGAGGAGGGCATCAAAGAGGAGCGCCTGCTGCTCGTTTTGGCGGTCAAACAGGTTCTCAGGAACGGGCTTGAGGTTCTTGGGATAGAGGCGCCGGAGAGGATGTAA
- a CDS encoding class III signal peptide-containing protein, translating to MKRKAQGAIEYLFMIAAALVIVLIVWRQLQGRGSKANEIATNAENEISNELDSQISTNS from the coding sequence ATGAAGAGGAAGGCTCAGGGTGCGATTGAGTACCTGTTTATGATTGCGGCTGCCCTGGTTATAGTCCTTATTGTCTGGAGGCAGCTTCAGGGTAGGGGCAGCAAGGCCAATGAGATTGCAACCAACGCTGAGAACGAGATTAGCAACGAGCTCGACAGCCAGATCAGCACCAACAGCTGA
- a CDS encoding stage II sporulation protein M — translation MPMDLPEIPRRTFGLLLLVFLGFSFVGYVIGMASPDTALRAVEKLIEQIGPISDSSFENFVKIFTNNSMVALMMFVSGLFFGLGPWFIMAFNGLMVGLVVLAVHRMGDVPIGQIILGLIPHGVIEIPAIAIAGVAGIVWYRELVRGEGEAAERFKRGAVNGLKLYLLSVVLLLVAALIEAYVTPKVAGL, via the coding sequence ATGCCGATGGATCTTCCGGAGATACCGCGGAGGACGTTCGGGCTTCTCCTCCTGGTGTTCCTCGGCTTTTCCTTCGTAGGCTACGTAATCGGGATGGCAAGCCCCGATACCGCCCTCAGGGCTGTCGAAAAGCTGATCGAGCAGATAGGCCCGATATCGGATTCCAGTTTCGAAAACTTCGTCAAGATATTCACCAACAACTCGATGGTGGCCCTCATGATGTTCGTCTCGGGCCTGTTCTTCGGCCTCGGTCCGTGGTTCATAATGGCGTTCAACGGGTTGATGGTCGGGCTGGTAGTCCTCGCCGTTCACAGAATGGGGGACGTTCCCATCGGCCAGATAATCCTCGGCTTAATCCCCCACGGGGTCATCGAGATACCAGCGATAGCGATTGCCGGTGTTGCTGGAATCGTATGGTACAGGGAGCTGGTTAGGGGAGAGGGAGAAGCCGCAGAAAGGTTCAAAAGAGGGGCCGTAAATGGCCTGAAACTCTACCTGCTCTCAGTTGTGCTCCTCCTCGTTGCGGCCCTCATTGAGGCCTACGTAACCCCCAAGGTTGCCGGCCTCTGA
- a CDS encoding AAA family ATPase — MLFDPRPKERREEIFDRDKELESILNGMREYPISLIIGIRRVGKSSLLKVALNEYPGIGIYIDTRRLYSAGSGSISSAVLVDEITRILLGRGRVGFLRGIKVDGVNLAGLHLKPRESTWVDVLDGMEQLGKKTGKKVVIAFDEAQYLRFFGSRGGKDFLAGVAYAYDSLPNIGFVFTGSEVGLLHDFVGIDDYSSPLYGRISEEIEVKPFPRKLSEEFLRKGFEEVGLRVPEEEIMQAVDKLDGIPGWLVEFGFNYWKKGSFNAAMETTLNRARAMIKEELFELEKRSPRYALILKAISIGLSRWSKIKDYVEAKGGPVTNARLNSLLINLEKMGWVKKENGRYLMIDPVVEKVMREG; from the coding sequence ATGCTGTTTGATCCAAGGCCTAAGGAAAGGAGGGAAGAGATTTTTGACAGAGACAAAGAACTGGAGAGCATACTCAACGGAATGCGTGAGTATCCTATAAGCCTTATAATAGGAATCAGACGGGTTGGAAAAAGCTCCCTGCTGAAAGTTGCCTTGAACGAATATCCGGGTATTGGAATCTACATCGATACCCGCCGTCTCTATTCGGCTGGAAGTGGCAGCATAAGCTCAGCCGTGCTCGTTGACGAGATAACCAGGATACTCCTTGGGAGGGGCAGAGTTGGTTTCCTCAGGGGAATCAAGGTTGACGGAGTAAACCTCGCAGGCCTGCACTTAAAACCCCGCGAATCAACGTGGGTTGACGTCCTGGACGGGATGGAGCAACTCGGCAAAAAAACTGGAAAAAAAGTCGTTATCGCCTTCGACGAGGCGCAGTACCTACGCTTTTTTGGTTCCAGAGGAGGTAAAGACTTCCTCGCTGGAGTGGCTTACGCCTACGATTCACTCCCAAACATCGGCTTCGTGTTTACGGGTTCCGAAGTGGGTCTCCTCCATGACTTCGTCGGAATCGACGACTATTCCAGCCCCCTCTACGGCAGAATCTCAGAGGAAATTGAAGTAAAACCGTTTCCCAGGAAGCTCTCGGAGGAGTTCCTTAGGAAGGGCTTTGAGGAAGTCGGGCTTAGAGTTCCGGAAGAAGAAATAATGCAAGCGGTGGACAAACTCGACGGAATCCCCGGCTGGCTCGTGGAGTTCGGCTTCAACTACTGGAAGAAGGGGAGCTTTAATGCGGCTATGGAGACCACCCTGAACAGAGCAAGGGCAATGATAAAGGAAGAGCTTTTCGAGCTGGAAAAACGCTCCCCTCGCTACGCTTTGATTTTAAAGGCAATTTCAATTGGACTTTCAAGATGGTCTAAGATAAAGGACTACGTGGAAGCCAAGGGTGGCCCGGTGACTAACGCACGCCTAAACAGCCTTCTCATAAACCTGGAGAAGATGGGTTGGGTAAAAAAGGAGAACGGCCGCTACTTGATGATAGACCCCGTTGTGGAAAAAGTGATGAGAGAGGGGTAG